A window of the Hordeum vulgare subsp. vulgare chromosome 5H, MorexV3_pseudomolecules_assembly, whole genome shotgun sequence genome harbors these coding sequences:
- the LOC123397284 gene encoding SKP1-like protein 1 — protein sequence MAAEEGEKKMIILKSSDGEEFEIKEAAAMGSQTIRHMIEDGCADNGIPLPNVNAKILSKVIEYCKKHVQANPKPADSDAAGDASSSASAAHEEPAAPTEDLKSFDAEFVKVDQATLFDLIQAANYLNIKGMLDLTCQTVADMIKSKTVEEIRNTFNIVNDFTPEEEAEIRRENQWAFDKE from the coding sequence ATGGCGGCTgaggaaggagagaagaagatgaTCATACTCAAGAGCTCGGACGGTGAGGAATTCGAGATCAAGGAGGCGGCCGCCATGGGGTCGCAGACCATCCGCCACATGATCGAGGACGGCTGCGCGGACAACGGAATTCCGCTTCCCAACGTCAACGCCAAGATCCTCTCCAAGGTCATCGAGTACTGCAAGAAGCACGTCCAGGCCAACCCTAAGCCGGCCGACTCCGACGCCGCCGGCGACGCTAGCTCCTCCGCCTCTGCTGCACATGAGGAGCCTGCTGCCCCCACGGAGGATCTCAAGAGCTTTGACGCCGAGTTCGTCAAGGTCGACCAGGCCACCCTCTTCGACCTCATCCAAGCTGCAAACTACCTCAACATTAAGGGAATGCTGGATCTTACTTGCCAAACTGTTGCCGACATGATCAAGAGTAAGACTGTTGAAGAGATCCGCAACACCTTCAACATCGTCAATGACTTCACGcccgaggaggaggcggagatcCGCAGGGAGAACCAGTGGGCTTTTGACAAAGAATAG
- the LOC123399656 gene encoding SKP1-like protein 1, producing the protein MAAEEGEKKMITLKSLDGEEFEIEEAAAMGSQTIRHMIEDGCADNGIPLPNVNAKILSKVIEYCKKHCQANPKPANSGAGSSSASAAHEEPAAPTEDLKSFDAEFVKVDQNTLFDLILAANYLDIKGMLDLTCQTVAEMIKGKTVEEIRKCFNIVNDFTPEEEAEIRKENQWAFD; encoded by the coding sequence ATGGCGGCCGAGGAAGGTGAGAAGAAGATGATCACGCTCAAGAGCTTGGACGGTGAGGAATTCGAGATCGAGGAGGCGGCAGCCATGGGGTCGCAGACCATCCGCCACATGATCGAGGACGGCTGCGCGGACAACGGAATCCCGCTTCCCAACGTCAACGCCAAGATCCTCTCCAAGGTCATCGAGTACTGCAAGAAGCACTGCCAGGCCAACCCTAAGCCGGCCAACTCCGGCGCCGGTAGCTCCTCCGCCTCTGCTGCACATGAGGAGCCTGCCGCCCCCACCGAGGATCTCAAGAGCTTTGATGCCGAGTTCGTCAAGGTCGACCAGAACACCCTCTTCGACCTCATCCTCGCTGCAAACTACCTGGACATCAAGGGGATGCTGGATCTTACTTGCCAGACTGTCGCCGAGATGATCAAGGGTAAGACTGTTGAGGAGATCCGCAAGTGCTTCAACATCGTCAATGACTTCACGcctgaggaggaggcggagatcCGCAAGGAGAACCAGTGGGCTTTTGACTAA